A region from the Panicum hallii strain FIL2 chromosome 1, PHallii_v3.1, whole genome shotgun sequence genome encodes:
- the LOC112880670 gene encoding basic blue protein-like, whose protein sequence is MMARGRGGASGGALAGALLAIGLLVVATSAPLAEAAAAYMVGDYGGWKFNVDRWAKGRTFRAGDQLVFNYNRAVHDVAVVNAAAYRSCVVPRGARVLRSGRDKVRLGRGTHYFVCTVRGHCQAGMKIAVRAV, encoded by the exons ATGATGGCTCGGGGAAGAGGCggtgcgagcggcggcgccCTCGCCGGGGCGCTCCTGGCCATCGGCCTCCTCGTGGTGGCGACGAGCGCGCCGctcgccgaggcggcggcggcgtacaTGGTCGGCGATTACGGCGGCTGGAAGTTCAACGTCGACCGGTGGGCCAAGGGGAGGACCTTCCGCGCCGGCGACCAGCTCG TGTTCAACTACAACCGGGCGGTGCACGACGTGGCGGTGGTGAACGCGGCGGCGTACCGGAGCTGCGTGGTGCCCAGGGGCGCCAGGGTGCTGCGGAGCGGGCGCGACAAGGTGCGGCTCGGCAGGGGCACGCACTACTTCGTCTGCACCGTGCGGGGGCATTGCCAGGCCGGCATGAAGATCGCCGTCAGGGCCGTGTAG